Proteins from a genomic interval of Aquabacterium sp. J223:
- a CDS encoding ABC transporter ATP-binding protein, with translation MLEVEHLGKRFGGLAAVHDVSTRVEPGKVNAIIGPNGAGKTTFFNLIAGAMSPTSGRIRFKGQDVTGLRADQMARLGVARTFQTTTLFDQATVLDNLIVGHRLRTRSGLVDVLLGTPRLKAEEKACREKARAALDFVGCARLEHRLAADISQEERKRVAFALALATEPQLVLLDEPAGGVNPEETQGLATLIRKMVAHGLTVCLIEHKMDMIMNLADKILVLHHGEKIAEGTPAQIKADPAVIEAYLGVQDEAQQEAAHAAA, from the coding sequence ATGCTTGAGGTCGAACACCTGGGCAAGCGGTTCGGCGGCCTGGCCGCCGTCCACGACGTCAGCACGCGGGTCGAGCCGGGCAAGGTCAACGCCATCATCGGCCCCAACGGCGCCGGCAAGACCACCTTCTTCAACCTGATCGCCGGCGCGATGTCGCCGACGTCCGGCCGCATCCGCTTCAAGGGCCAGGACGTGACGGGCCTGCGCGCCGACCAGATGGCCCGCCTGGGCGTGGCGCGCACCTTCCAGACCACCACGCTGTTCGACCAGGCCACCGTGCTGGACAACCTGATCGTCGGCCACCGGCTGCGCACCCGCTCGGGCCTGGTGGACGTGCTGCTCGGCACGCCGCGGCTGAAGGCCGAAGAGAAGGCCTGCCGCGAGAAGGCGCGGGCCGCGCTCGACTTCGTCGGCTGCGCACGGCTGGAGCATCGGCTGGCGGCCGACATCTCGCAGGAGGAGCGCAAGCGCGTGGCCTTCGCGCTGGCGCTGGCCACCGAGCCGCAGCTGGTGCTGCTGGACGAACCGGCGGGCGGCGTCAACCCGGAGGAGACGCAGGGCCTGGCCACGCTCATCCGCAAGATGGTGGCGCACGGCCTGACGGTCTGCCTCATCGAGCACAAGATGGACATGATCATGAACCTGGCCGACAAGATCCTGGTGCTGCACCACGGCGAGAAGATCGCCGAAGGCACGCCGGCGCAGATCAAGGCCGACCCGGCGGTGATCGAGGCCTACCTGGGCGTGCAGGACGAGGCGCAGCAGGAGGCGGCGCATGCTGCAGCTTGA
- a CDS encoding IclR family transcriptional regulator has product MEALRTKTSTAAPRALRASPPRPKEDRHFVTALARGLEVLACFRSGDRALGNQDIAERCRLPKSTVSRLTATLTRLGYLVQQEDGGKYRLGNATLALGSTMLARMDVRPLARPLMQELADFSRAMVSLGTRDRLSMIYVENCRSSAALTLSLDIGSRIPLAMTAMGRAYLVAVSERERQQVLDRVHELDASRSADAARSLARATEDYRTLGVTTSFGEWQHDVNAIARPFHPGGGRPPMAINCGGPAFNLSKDFLLGEVRPRLIELTQRLESLLSR; this is encoded by the coding sequence ATGGAAGCCCTGCGCACCAAGACCAGCACTGCCGCGCCGCGTGCGCTGCGCGCCAGCCCACCCCGACCGAAGGAGGACCGGCATTTCGTGACCGCGCTCGCCCGCGGCCTGGAGGTGCTGGCCTGCTTCCGCTCGGGTGACCGCGCCCTCGGCAACCAGGACATCGCCGAGCGCTGCCGGCTGCCCAAGTCCACCGTCTCGCGGCTCACCGCCACGCTCACCCGGCTGGGCTACCTGGTGCAGCAGGAGGACGGCGGCAAGTACCGGCTGGGCAATGCGACGCTGGCGCTGGGCAGCACCATGCTGGCCCGCATGGACGTGCGGCCGCTGGCCCGGCCGCTGATGCAGGAGCTGGCCGACTTCTCCCGCGCGATGGTTTCGCTGGGCACCCGCGACCGGCTGTCGATGATCTACGTCGAGAACTGCCGCAGCAGCGCGGCGCTGACGCTGAGCCTGGACATCGGCTCGCGCATCCCGCTCGCGATGACGGCGATGGGCCGCGCCTACCTGGTGGCGGTGAGCGAGCGCGAGCGCCAGCAGGTGCTGGACCGCGTCCACGAGCTCGACGCCAGCCGCAGCGCGGACGCCGCCCGGTCCCTGGCCCGCGCCACGGAGGACTACCGGACGCTCGGCGTGACCACCTCCTTCGGCGAGTGGCAGCACGACGTCAACGCCATCGCCCGGCCCTTCCATCCCGGGGGCGGCCGGCCCCCGATGGCCATCAACTGCGGCGGGCCGGCCTTCAACCTGTCCAAGGACTTCCTGCTCGGCGAGGTGCGACCGCGGCTGATCGAGCTCACGCAGCGGCTCGAATCGCTGCTGTCGCGCTGA
- a CDS encoding long-chain fatty acid--CoA ligase — translation MSTAHFDHWPPGLGRHLTLPATSLVYNLEVSARRYPDKPMTLFYGSALTYGQAWAQVQALAGHLQQRCGVTRGDRVLLDLQNSPQWIVACFAILRADAVVVPVNPMNRREELRHLVEDTGARVAVCGQDLADELLPVLGDDGLRHLVVACYADALDAAPTDLRLPDIVRAPRRRFDTPGVLHWHEALHSGCEPAPHSAGPDDLAIMPYTSGTTGKPKGCMHTHRSVMSTLVGGVVWFGRNQDAVYLSVLPFFHVTGLSGSLLGPVYLGATMVVLSRWDREVAARCIERHRVTVWQAISTMVVDFLAQPGAADLDLSSLQGVRGGGAAMPEAVAAQLKALTGLEYVEGYGMSETLAATHINPTHRPKRQCLGIPVFDVDARLVDPATLQPLPPGDPDAVGEIVVHAPQVMQGYWRAEQATAEAFVELDGRRFLRTGDLARIDEDGYFFMVDRLKRMINASGYKVWPAEVEAMLYAHPAIQEACVIAAQDAKRGETVKALVVLRAGHALAEQELIEWAHGRMAAYKCPRIVRFVDSLPKSGSGKVQWRELQQQEAAAPAG, via the coding sequence ATGAGCACCGCGCACTTCGACCATTGGCCGCCGGGGCTGGGTCGGCACCTGACCCTGCCGGCGACCTCGCTGGTCTACAACCTGGAGGTGTCGGCCCGCCGCTACCCGGACAAGCCGATGACGCTGTTCTACGGCAGCGCGCTGACCTACGGCCAGGCCTGGGCCCAGGTGCAGGCGCTGGCCGGCCACCTGCAGCAGCGCTGCGGCGTGACGCGCGGCGACCGGGTGCTGCTCGACCTGCAGAACAGCCCGCAGTGGATCGTCGCCTGCTTCGCCATCCTGCGCGCCGACGCCGTCGTGGTGCCGGTCAACCCGATGAACCGGCGCGAGGAGCTGCGCCACCTGGTCGAGGACACCGGCGCCCGCGTCGCCGTCTGCGGCCAGGACCTGGCCGACGAGCTGCTGCCCGTTCTGGGCGACGACGGCCTGCGGCACCTGGTGGTGGCCTGTTATGCCGACGCGCTGGACGCGGCGCCCACCGACCTGCGGCTGCCCGACATCGTGCGCGCGCCGCGACGCCGCTTCGACACGCCCGGTGTGCTGCACTGGCACGAGGCGCTGCACAGCGGCTGCGAGCCGGCACCGCACAGCGCCGGGCCGGACGACCTGGCCATCATGCCCTACACCTCGGGCACCACCGGCAAGCCCAAGGGCTGCATGCACACCCACCGCAGCGTGATGAGCACGCTGGTGGGCGGCGTCGTCTGGTTCGGCCGCAACCAGGACGCGGTGTACCTGTCGGTGCTGCCCTTCTTCCACGTCACCGGGCTGTCGGGCAGCCTGCTCGGCCCGGTGTACCTGGGCGCCACGATGGTGGTGCTGTCGCGCTGGGACCGCGAGGTGGCGGCGCGCTGCATCGAACGCCACCGCGTCACCGTCTGGCAGGCCATCTCGACGATGGTGGTGGACTTCCTGGCGCAGCCGGGCGCGGCGGACCTCGACCTGTCCAGCCTGCAGGGCGTGCGCGGCGGCGGCGCCGCGATGCCCGAGGCGGTGGCCGCGCAGCTGAAGGCGCTGACCGGGCTCGAGTACGTCGAGGGCTACGGCATGAGCGAGACGCTGGCCGCCACCCACATCAACCCGACGCACCGGCCCAAGCGGCAGTGCCTGGGCATCCCGGTGTTCGACGTCGACGCGCGGCTGGTCGACCCCGCCACGCTGCAGCCGCTGCCGCCCGGCGACCCCGACGCGGTGGGCGAGATCGTGGTCCACGCGCCGCAGGTGATGCAGGGCTACTGGCGCGCGGAGCAGGCCACCGCCGAGGCCTTCGTGGAACTCGACGGCCGGCGCTTCCTGCGCACCGGCGACCTGGCCCGCATCGACGAGGACGGCTACTTCTTCATGGTCGACCGCCTCAAGCGGATGATCAACGCGTCGGGCTACAAGGTCTGGCCGGCGGAGGTGGAGGCCATGCTCTACGCCCACCCCGCCATCCAGGAGGCCTGCGTCATCGCGGCGCAGGACGCCAAGCGCGGCGAGACGGTCAAGGCGCTGGTGGTGCTGCGCGCCGGCCATGCGCTGGCCGAGCAGGAACTCATCGAGTGGGCCCACGGTCGCATGGCGGCCTACAAGTGCCCGCGCATCGTGCGGTTCGTCGACTCGCTGCCCAAGTCCGGCTCGGGCAAGGTGCAGTGGCGCGAGCTGCAGCAGCAGGAAGCGGCCGCGCCCGCGGGCTGA
- a CDS encoding branched-chain amino acid ABC transporter permease codes for MADAKTFRVGWALLFALGLAFPFLAGNDYHLTVMAKAYIFALATIGLNLITGYTGQFNLAHAGFMAIGAYTLGILTVDHGVPFWIAFAIAGVFTALVGWPLGLVSLRLKGHYFSIFTLCVGYILFLVIEKWEGLTHGTVGIIGIPAPSPVFGLTFDSPIRLYYLVFFFLVIGVWAMHRIVHSLLGRTFMAIRNGDELAEALGINLMRNKVLAFVLSVFYAGLAGALYAGFVRFLGPDIAGAHHTFDMTMYMLVGGLGTLAGPLLGALAVPWIEQTLQFLQDYRFIVFGPLLILLVIFLPHGVVGTWLGWAARRRARSAAAFAPAPAGRTDRAATPTTPATGGRHA; via the coding sequence ATGGCGGATGCCAAGACCTTCCGCGTGGGCTGGGCGCTGCTGTTCGCCCTTGGCCTGGCCTTCCCCTTCCTTGCCGGCAACGACTACCACCTGACGGTGATGGCCAAGGCGTACATCTTCGCGCTGGCGACGATCGGGCTGAACCTCATCACCGGCTACACCGGCCAGTTCAATCTGGCGCACGCCGGCTTCATGGCCATCGGCGCCTACACGCTGGGCATCCTCACGGTGGACCACGGCGTGCCGTTCTGGATCGCCTTCGCCATCGCCGGCGTGTTCACCGCCCTCGTCGGCTGGCCGCTGGGCCTGGTGTCGCTGCGGCTGAAGGGCCACTACTTCTCCATCTTCACGCTGTGCGTGGGCTACATCCTCTTCCTCGTCATCGAGAAGTGGGAGGGCCTGACCCACGGCACGGTGGGCATCATCGGCATCCCTGCGCCGTCGCCGGTGTTCGGCCTCACCTTCGACTCGCCGATCCGGCTGTACTACCTGGTCTTCTTCTTCCTGGTGATCGGCGTGTGGGCCATGCACCGCATCGTGCACTCGCTGCTGGGCCGCACCTTCATGGCCATCCGCAACGGCGACGAGCTGGCCGAGGCGCTGGGCATCAACCTGATGCGCAACAAGGTGCTGGCCTTCGTGCTGTCGGTGTTCTACGCCGGGCTCGCCGGCGCGCTGTACGCCGGCTTCGTGCGCTTCCTCGGACCCGACATCGCCGGCGCGCACCACACCTTCGACATGACGATGTACATGCTGGTCGGCGGCCTCGGCACGCTGGCCGGGCCGCTGCTGGGCGCGCTGGCGGTGCCCTGGATCGAGCAGACCCTGCAGTTCCTGCAGGACTACCGCTTCATCGTCTTCGGGCCGCTGCTCATCCTGCTGGTGATCTTCCTGCCGCACGGCGTGGTCGGCACCTGGCTGGGCTGGGCGGCGCGCCGGCGTGCGCGCAGCGCCGCCGCCTTCGCGCCGGCGCCGGCCGGCCGCACCGACCGCGCCGCCACCCCGACCACCCCCGCCACCGGAGGCCGCCATGCTTGA
- a CDS encoding DUF6351 family protein, giving the protein MNGIKTGAWLLPLGSLLLAACGGGDDDPGVMLRTLSTRADLVSGGDALVEVVVPAGIGGNVRVTLNGADASSAFARRADGRITGVVGGLNAGANTLVASLDGAGSAQLTLTNTPRQGPLISGAQVKPFYCATPTPQVASGTTPATNASGLAGTPDADCNIASETRLYYRTTAAAQSAANPTGCTLGLPDPVWSAGANAATVPAQPATPANGCFKPYTAGSTPSDMATTTTEAGTTVPYIVRVERGTLNRGIYDIVVLFDPTRPWTATAPQAQWNGKVYYNFGSSTGQPRRQARPQLAWPSADEQLRRGHMVVANSMTDSARNSNRVMMSETVMMMKEHIGDTYGPIRFTMGTGCSGGSINSNMNASINPGLLDGVVTSCTYPDSETTTLEVGDCVLLVEAYQKPAITNLWAGLGLTQAQINARKAAINGHPDQSACHAWYNAFGSNGRAGVYNQRLVSNNTTGAITQSPTATNNCELPNSAVYDPANAAATATLPRCNAWSWAAPIWGTVTVNGVAMGRDTRDNVGVQYGLKALRDGAITAEEFVALNEAVGGIDRDSTPRAARTTADREALDIAYRAGIVASGKNLAKTAIIDLRGWDDSNVTVPPGQTPGTIPIHHQWFSWAIRDRITAGAGDAGNQALWRFARTGLAAPGTLGTDAFLAMDNWLTGLKADTAAGTLEQKVRRTRPTSGTFDTRDFCLLPQEVAQTTRVFDAAVCDADPFLKPSLSPRQVAGGPRAEDVLKCQLKPLLRTDYAASTFTDPQWTRLQAVFPDGVCDWSRPGVGQQDAVGPLTFSAGPGGQPLPAAPVSVAR; this is encoded by the coding sequence ATGAACGGAATCAAGACCGGCGCCTGGCTGCTGCCGCTGGGCAGCCTGCTGCTCGCGGCCTGCGGCGGCGGCGACGACGACCCTGGCGTCATGCTGCGCACCCTGTCCACCCGCGCCGACCTGGTGAGCGGCGGCGACGCCCTGGTCGAGGTGGTGGTGCCCGCGGGCATCGGCGGCAACGTGCGGGTGACGCTCAACGGCGCCGACGCCAGCAGCGCCTTCGCCCGCCGCGCCGACGGCCGCATCACCGGCGTGGTCGGTGGCCTGAACGCCGGGGCCAACACGCTGGTCGCGTCCCTCGATGGCGCCGGCTCGGCGCAGCTGACGCTGACCAACACCCCGCGCCAGGGCCCGCTCATCTCCGGCGCGCAGGTCAAGCCCTTCTACTGCGCCACCCCGACGCCGCAGGTGGCCAGCGGCACCACCCCGGCCACCAACGCCAGCGGCCTGGCCGGCACGCCGGACGCCGACTGCAACATCGCCAGCGAGACGCGGCTGTACTACCGCACCACGGCGGCCGCGCAGAGCGCGGCGAACCCCACCGGCTGCACGCTGGGCCTGCCCGACCCGGTGTGGTCGGCGGGCGCCAACGCGGCCACGGTGCCGGCACAGCCGGCGACGCCGGCCAACGGCTGCTTCAAGCCGTACACCGCGGGCAGCACGCCGTCCGACATGGCCACCACCACCACCGAGGCCGGCACCACGGTGCCCTACATCGTGCGGGTGGAGCGCGGCACCCTGAACCGCGGCATCTACGACATCGTGGTGCTGTTCGACCCGACCCGGCCCTGGACCGCGACGGCGCCGCAGGCGCAGTGGAACGGCAAGGTCTACTACAACTTCGGCTCCAGCACCGGGCAGCCGCGCCGCCAGGCGCGGCCGCAGCTGGCCTGGCCCAGCGCCGACGAACAGCTCCGGCGCGGCCACATGGTGGTGGCCAACAGCATGACCGACTCGGCCCGGAACTCGAACCGGGTGATGATGAGCGAGACGGTGATGATGATGAAGGAGCACATCGGCGACACCTACGGGCCGATCAGGTTCACGATGGGCACCGGCTGCTCCGGCGGTTCGATCAACTCGAACATGAACGCCTCGATCAACCCGGGCCTGCTCGACGGCGTGGTGACCAGCTGCACCTACCCCGACTCCGAGACCACGACGCTGGAGGTCGGCGACTGCGTGCTGCTGGTCGAGGCCTACCAGAAGCCGGCGATCACCAACCTGTGGGCCGGCCTGGGCCTGACCCAGGCGCAGATCAACGCACGCAAGGCCGCCATCAACGGCCACCCCGACCAGAGCGCCTGCCACGCCTGGTACAACGCCTTCGGCAGCAACGGCCGCGCGGGGGTCTACAACCAGCGCCTGGTGAGCAACAACACCACCGGCGCCATCACCCAGTCGCCGACCGCGACCAACAACTGCGAGCTGCCCAACAGCGCGGTCTACGACCCGGCCAACGCCGCCGCCACCGCCACGCTGCCGCGCTGCAACGCCTGGTCGTGGGCGGCGCCGATCTGGGGCACGGTGACGGTCAACGGCGTGGCCATGGGCCGCGACACCCGCGACAACGTCGGCGTGCAGTACGGCCTGAAGGCGCTGCGCGACGGCGCCATCACCGCCGAGGAGTTCGTGGCGCTGAACGAGGCCGTCGGCGGCATCGACCGCGACTCCACCCCGCGGGCGGCGCGCACCACCGCCGACCGCGAGGCGCTGGACATCGCCTACCGCGCCGGCATCGTGGCCAGCGGCAAGAACCTGGCGAAGACGGCCATCATCGACCTGCGCGGCTGGGACGATTCCAACGTCACCGTGCCGCCGGGCCAGACCCCTGGCACCATCCCGATCCACCACCAGTGGTTCAGCTGGGCCATCCGCGATCGCATCACCGCGGGCGCGGGCGACGCCGGCAACCAGGCGCTGTGGCGCTTCGCCCGCACCGGCCTGGCCGCGCCGGGCACGCTCGGCACGGACGCGTTCCTGGCGATGGACAACTGGCTGACCGGCCTCAAGGCCGACACCGCAGCCGGCACGCTGGAGCAGAAGGTGCGGCGCACGCGGCCCACCTCCGGCACCTTCGACACGCGGGACTTCTGCCTGCTGCCGCAGGAGGTGGCGCAGACCACGCGGGTCTTCGACGCGGCGGTGTGCGACGCCGACCCGTTCCTCAAGCCGTCGCTGTCGCCGCGCCAGGTCGCCGGCGGCCCGCGGGCGGAGGACGTGCTGAAGTGCCAGTTGAAGCCGCTGCTGCGCACCGACTACGCGGCCAGCACCTTCACCGACCCGCAGTGGACGCGGCTGCAGGCGGTGTTCCCCGACGGCGTGTGCGACTGGAGCAGGCCCGGCGTGGGCCAGCAGGACGCCGTCGGTCCGCTGACCTTCAGCGCCGGCCCCGGCGGCCAGCCGCTGCCGGCGGCGCCGGTGTCGGTGGCCCGCTGA
- a CDS encoding phosphotransferase, with the protein MTTDPQSFVGTRPVDPAHAFDSARLTAWLQDHVEGFRGPLQVQQFKGGQSNPTFLLVAGDGRRFVLRRQPPGPLLPSAHAVDREFRVMRALAGTDVPVPPVHALCEDRDVMGTLFYVMDCVDGRVLWDPSLPGLSVAERGRVYDELNRVIAALHGVDPQAVGLGDYGRSGQYLERQIARWSKQYKAAETEPIEAADALIDWLPRHLPPGDETRIVHGDYRLDNVVFHPAEPRIVAVLDWELSTLGHPLVDFAYHCMTWRMDSGATRGLAGVDLAALGIPDEAEYVRRYMERSGRGGDRRPSRDEWEYYLVFNAFRLMAILQGVAKRAQQGNASSAQAADAGRRARPLAERAWALAKSLAA; encoded by the coding sequence ATGACCACCGATCCGCAATCCTTCGTCGGCACCCGGCCGGTGGACCCGGCCCATGCCTTCGACAGCGCGCGCCTGACGGCCTGGCTGCAGGACCACGTCGAGGGCTTCCGCGGCCCGCTGCAGGTGCAGCAGTTCAAGGGCGGGCAGAGCAACCCGACCTTCCTGCTGGTCGCCGGCGACGGCCGCCGCTTCGTGCTGCGCCGGCAGCCGCCGGGGCCGCTGCTGCCGTCGGCCCATGCGGTGGACCGGGAGTTCCGCGTCATGCGCGCGCTGGCCGGCACCGACGTGCCCGTCCCGCCGGTGCACGCGCTGTGCGAGGACCGCGACGTGATGGGCACGCTGTTCTACGTCATGGACTGCGTCGACGGCCGGGTGCTGTGGGACCCGTCGCTGCCCGGGCTGTCGGTGGCCGAGCGCGGCCGCGTCTACGACGAACTGAACCGCGTCATCGCCGCGCTGCACGGCGTCGACCCGCAGGCCGTGGGCCTGGGCGACTACGGCCGCAGCGGGCAGTACCTGGAACGGCAGATCGCCCGCTGGAGCAAGCAGTACAAGGCCGCCGAGACCGAGCCGATCGAGGCCGCCGACGCCCTCATCGACTGGCTGCCGCGCCACCTGCCGCCGGGCGACGAGACCCGCATCGTGCATGGCGACTACCGGCTGGACAACGTCGTCTTCCATCCCGCCGAGCCGCGCATCGTCGCCGTGCTGGACTGGGAGCTGTCCACCCTCGGCCACCCGCTGGTCGACTTCGCCTACCACTGCATGACCTGGCGCATGGACAGCGGCGCCACCCGTGGCCTGGCCGGGGTCGACCTGGCGGCGCTGGGCATTCCCGACGAGGCCGAGTACGTGCGCCGCTACATGGAACGCAGCGGCCGCGGCGGCGACCGCCGCCCCAGCCGCGACGAATGGGAGTACTACCTGGTCTTCAATGCCTTCCGCCTGATGGCCATCCTGCAGGGCGTGGCCAAGCGGGCGCAGCAGGGCAACGCCTCCAGCGCCCAGGCCGCCGACGCCGGCCGTCGCGCGCGGCCGCTGGCGGAGCGGGCGTGGGCGCTGGCGAAGAGCCTGGCGGCCTGA
- a CDS encoding tripartite tricarboxylate transporter substrate binding protein, which yields MDHSTTPHRAGTRRRGLLLGSAAAAALGASGLARAQAFPSRPITLIVPWPAGGSTDRHHRALAELAAKHLGQQIVVQNQPGAGGTLGPGQMAMTARPDGHTISQFPMGMLRIPHMQKTAWHPINDFTFIMGVSGYTFGFVVRADAPFKTFNDYIEAARRQPGKIDYGSTGIGTSPHLLVEELAMNAKVELNHVPYKGNADQMQALLGGHVMAASDATGWDKFVDAGQMRLLVTFGEQRTKRWPNVPTAKELGFGVVSQSPYGLVGPKGMDPAVVRTLHDAFKKAMDDPEHAKVLEQLNQDAWYRPGDAYRQWAIDTFAKDKVLIERLGLAAKS from the coding sequence ATGGACCATTCGACGACCCCCCACCGCGCCGGCACCCGCCGCCGCGGGCTGCTGCTGGGCAGCGCCGCCGCGGCCGCGCTGGGTGCCAGCGGCCTGGCGCGCGCGCAGGCCTTCCCCAGCCGGCCCATCACGCTCATCGTGCCCTGGCCGGCCGGCGGCTCCACCGACCGCCACCACCGCGCGCTGGCCGAACTGGCCGCCAAGCACCTGGGCCAGCAGATCGTGGTGCAGAACCAGCCGGGCGCTGGCGGCACGCTCGGCCCCGGCCAGATGGCCATGACCGCGCGGCCCGACGGCCACACCATCAGCCAGTTCCCGATGGGCATGCTGCGCATCCCGCACATGCAGAAGACGGCCTGGCACCCGATCAACGACTTCACGTTCATCATGGGCGTGTCGGGCTACACCTTCGGCTTCGTGGTGCGCGCCGATGCGCCCTTCAAGACCTTCAACGACTACATCGAGGCGGCCCGCCGGCAGCCGGGCAAGATCGACTACGGTTCCACCGGCATCGGCACCAGCCCGCACCTGCTGGTCGAGGAGCTGGCGATGAACGCCAAGGTCGAGCTGAACCACGTGCCGTACAAGGGCAACGCCGACCAGATGCAGGCGCTGCTCGGCGGCCACGTGATGGCCGCCAGCGACGCCACCGGCTGGGACAAGTTCGTCGACGCCGGCCAGATGCGGCTGCTGGTCACCTTCGGCGAGCAGCGCACCAAGCGCTGGCCCAACGTGCCCACCGCCAAGGAGCTGGGGTTCGGCGTGGTGTCGCAGTCGCCCTACGGCCTGGTCGGCCCCAAGGGCATGGACCCGGCCGTGGTGCGCACGCTGCACGACGCCTTCAAGAAGGCGATGGACGACCCCGAGCACGCCAAGGTGCTGGAGCAGCTCAACCAGGACGCCTGGTACCGCCCCGGCGACGCCTACCGGCAGTGGGCCATCGACACCTTCGCCAAGGACAAGGTGCTGATCGAGCGGCTGGGGCTGGCGGCGAAGAGCTGA
- a CDS encoding ABC transporter ATP-binding protein, whose amino-acid sequence MLQLENLTLHYGAYRALHGVSLHAAEGELVVLLGANGAGKSSLFLTTSGLHKPSGGSIKFRGQELTGRRPSDVVAAGLVQCPEGRKLFPQMSVLKNLMLGAYVHRSDGAGNAERLREVMDLFPILKQKQDDAAGSLSGGQQQMVAIGRALMGRPKCLLLDEPSLGLAPLVVRQVLEVVQRINQAGTTVLLAEQNAYAALKIAHRAYVLEGGRIAMEGDPDSLMNNEDVRRAYIGA is encoded by the coding sequence ATGCTGCAGCTTGAGAACCTCACGCTGCACTACGGCGCCTACCGGGCGCTGCACGGCGTCAGCCTGCACGCGGCCGAGGGCGAACTGGTGGTGCTGCTGGGCGCCAACGGGGCCGGCAAGAGCTCGCTCTTCCTCACCACCAGCGGCCTGCACAAGCCCTCGGGCGGCAGCATCAAGTTCCGCGGCCAGGAGCTGACGGGGCGGCGGCCCAGCGACGTCGTCGCCGCCGGCCTGGTGCAGTGCCCCGAGGGCCGCAAGCTGTTCCCGCAGATGTCGGTGCTGAAGAACCTGATGCTCGGCGCCTACGTGCACCGCAGCGACGGGGCCGGCAACGCCGAGCGGCTGCGCGAGGTGATGGACCTGTTCCCCATCCTGAAGCAGAAGCAGGACGACGCGGCGGGCTCGCTGTCCGGCGGCCAGCAGCAGATGGTGGCCATCGGCCGGGCGCTGATGGGCCGTCCGAAGTGCCTGCTGCTCGACGAGCCGTCGCTGGGCCTGGCGCCGCTGGTGGTTCGCCAGGTGCTGGAGGTGGTGCAGCGCATCAACCAGGCCGGCACCACCGTGCTGCTGGCCGAGCAGAACGCCTACGCCGCGCTGAAGATCGCCCACCGGGCCTACGTGCTCGAGGGCGGCCGCATCGCCATGGAAGGCGACCCCGACAGCCTGATGAACAACGAAGACGTGCGCCGCGCCTACATCGGCGCGTGA
- a CDS encoding ABC transporter substrate-binding protein, whose protein sequence is MTSTMRRTLIAGALATAGLLAGGPALAQQVVKIGYSGPLSGGAALYGKNVLDGMQMAVGELNAQGMTINGQKVRFEVVALDDKYNPSESAVNAQRLVQEHKTPAILVPHSGGSFAIQTTNEQQKLLLLSYTSVPQVTARGNALTLRIPPEFTSYIQPFVNHAMGKYGKNVAIASADHDYAKAWIAAFKPAWEASGGKVVAENPMSYNRSTDFYSGVSKVLASKPDVMFVGGASEPTGLVIKQARELGFKGGFVIIDQAKMDEIAKVIGGYAPLEGSIGVLPVVDDGEPKMRDFVQRFRKVYPGRDPSSEVSLNYTTVHATALAMKLANTTTDAAAIRAKLDQAFKELPPAWNPHTMVGVDSRGGTLASVRVAVVDGGKVKETSLRSLAAKAP, encoded by the coding sequence ATGACATCGACGATGCGCAGGACCCTCATCGCCGGCGCGCTGGCCACGGCCGGCCTGCTGGCCGGCGGCCCCGCCCTGGCCCAGCAGGTGGTGAAGATCGGTTATTCCGGCCCGCTGTCCGGCGGTGCCGCGCTGTACGGCAAGAACGTGCTCGACGGCATGCAGATGGCGGTGGGCGAGCTCAACGCCCAGGGCATGACGATCAACGGCCAGAAGGTGCGCTTCGAGGTCGTGGCGCTGGACGACAAGTACAACCCGAGCGAGTCGGCGGTCAACGCCCAGCGGCTGGTGCAGGAGCACAAGACGCCGGCCATCCTGGTGCCGCATTCGGGCGGCAGCTTCGCCATCCAGACCACCAACGAGCAGCAGAAGCTGCTGCTGCTGTCCTACACCAGCGTGCCGCAGGTCACCGCGCGCGGCAACGCGCTGACGCTGCGCATCCCGCCCGAGTTCACGTCGTACATCCAGCCCTTCGTCAACCACGCGATGGGCAAGTACGGCAAGAACGTCGCCATCGCCAGCGCCGACCACGACTACGCCAAGGCCTGGATCGCGGCCTTCAAGCCGGCCTGGGAAGCCTCCGGCGGCAAGGTGGTGGCCGAGAACCCGATGTCCTACAACCGCTCCACCGACTTCTATTCGGGCGTGAGCAAGGTGCTGGCGTCCAAGCCGGACGTGATGTTCGTCGGCGGCGCGTCGGAGCCCACCGGCCTGGTCATCAAGCAGGCGCGCGAGCTGGGCTTCAAGGGTGGCTTCGTCATCATCGACCAGGCCAAGATGGACGAGATCGCCAAGGTGATCGGCGGCTACGCGCCGCTGGAGGGCTCCATCGGCGTGCTGCCGGTGGTCGACGACGGCGAGCCGAAGATGCGCGACTTCGTGCAGCGGTTCCGCAAGGTCTATCCGGGCCGCGACCCGAGCTCGGAGGTGTCGCTGAACTACACGACCGTGCACGCCACCGCGCTGGCCATGAAGCTGGCCAACACCACCACCGACGCGGCCGCCATCCGCGCCAAGCTGGACCAGGCCTTCAAGGAACTGCCGCCGGCCTGGAACCCGCACACCATGGTGGGCGTCGACTCGCGCGGCGGCACGCTGGCCAGCGTCCGCGTGGCGGTGGTCGACGGCGGCAAGGTCAAGGAGACGTCGCTGCGCAGCCTGGCGGCCAAGGCGCCCTGA